One genomic region from Evansella sp. LMS18 encodes:
- a CDS encoding ABC transporter ATP-binding protein: MIERHKHLLVPLPQGPVFKRLMAYGKPHLKWILIAFLLLVGGTGAEILGPILIKIFIDDFLTPRVFELQPLIMLGAGYLLLHVSAAVMNYSQLLLFQKIALRIIQQLRIDVFAKVEKLGLSFFDQFPAGGLVSRITNDTEQVKELYVSVLAIFVQNIVFLIGIFIAMFVLNVQLALFCLVILPLIILVMQLYRRFSSKYYAEMSEKLSQLNARLNESIQGMAIIQVFRQERRMNREFQKTNKEHHDAYFKSIKLDGLLLRPAVDFISIMTLVLVLSFFGITSLNSPVEIGVLYAFVNYLDRFFEPVNQMMQRLSIFQQAMIAAGRVFRLMDHDELAPVKQGAEDPEIKRGVIEFRNVTFSYDGRQDVLRNISFTVNEGDTLALVGHTGSGKSSIINLLMRFYEIKQGEILIDGVPLKNYDDSELREKMGLVLQDPFMFVGDITHNIRLFDENISDLDVKEAAEFVHADNFIERLSDGYNTKVGERGSTFSSGQRQLISFARTMAKKPKVLVLDEATASVDTETETLIQAALEKMRRGRTTIAIAHRLSTIKDADQILVLHQGEIVERGTHNELLEQRGLYHKMYLLQQGAEKLEEKIEEMKAEQL; the protein is encoded by the coding sequence ATGATAGAGAGACATAAACACTTACTGGTGCCGCTTCCCCAGGGGCCGGTCTTTAAGCGGCTGATGGCATACGGTAAACCACACCTGAAGTGGATTCTCATTGCCTTTCTCCTTCTTGTTGGCGGGACAGGGGCGGAAATTTTAGGACCTATTTTAATTAAGATATTTATTGATGATTTTTTAACACCGAGAGTTTTTGAGCTGCAGCCTTTAATCATGCTTGGAGCAGGCTATCTGCTGCTTCATGTTTCAGCTGCAGTTATGAATTATTCCCAGCTGCTTTTGTTCCAGAAAATCGCATTACGAATCATCCAGCAGCTGAGGATTGATGTGTTTGCAAAGGTGGAAAAGCTGGGACTGTCATTTTTCGACCAGTTTCCGGCGGGAGGCCTCGTTTCACGGATTACGAACGATACAGAACAGGTGAAAGAGCTGTACGTCAGTGTGCTGGCAATTTTTGTCCAGAATATCGTCTTCCTTATAGGTATATTTATCGCTATGTTTGTGCTGAATGTGCAACTGGCGCTCTTCTGTCTGGTCATATTGCCGCTAATCATTTTGGTAATGCAGCTTTACCGCCGTTTTAGTTCCAAGTATTATGCAGAGATGAGCGAGAAGCTGAGCCAGCTGAATGCCAGGCTGAACGAATCGATACAGGGAATGGCGATCATTCAGGTTTTCCGGCAGGAGCGCCGGATGAACAGAGAATTCCAGAAGACAAACAAGGAACATCATGATGCTTATTTCAAAAGCATTAAACTGGATGGACTTCTTCTCCGTCCGGCTGTTGATTTCATTTCCATCATGACCCTTGTCCTTGTGCTGAGCTTTTTTGGGATTACGTCTTTGAACAGCCCAGTTGAAATCGGAGTTCTTTATGCATTCGTCAATTATCTTGACCGTTTTTTTGAACCGGTCAACCAGATGATGCAGCGGCTGTCTATTTTCCAGCAGGCAATGATCGCAGCAGGGCGTGTCTTCCGGCTAATGGACCATGATGAGCTTGCTCCGGTAAAGCAAGGTGCAGAAGACCCGGAGATAAAGCGCGGTGTTATTGAATTCCGAAATGTTACATTTTCTTATGATGGCAGGCAGGATGTCCTGAGAAATATCAGCTTTACTGTTAACGAAGGAGACACACTTGCCCTTGTCGGCCATACAGGGAGCGGGAAAAGTTCCATTATAAATCTTCTGATGAGGTTTTATGAGATAAAACAGGGAGAGATCCTGATTGACGGAGTGCCGCTGAAAAATTATGATGACAGTGAGCTCCGGGAAAAAATGGGGCTCGTGCTCCAGGATCCGTTCATGTTTGTAGGAGATATTACACATAATATCCGGTTGTTTGATGAGAATATTTCAGATCTGGATGTAAAAGAGGCAGCGGAATTTGTCCATGCAGACAACTTTATTGAACGGCTTTCCGATGGCTACAATACGAAGGTTGGGGAACGGGGCTCTACTTTTTCCAGCGGCCAGCGCCAGCTCATTTCTTTTGCCAGGACGATGGCGAAGAAACCGAAAGTGCTTGTTCTCGATGAGGCTACTGCAAGTGTTGATACGGAAACGGAAACGCTTATACAGGCGGCCCTTGAAAAAATGCGTAGAGGAAGAACCACTATTGCAATCGCCCACAGGCTTTCCACAATAAAAGATGCGGATCAGATACTGGTCCTTCATCAAGGTGAGATTGTTGAACGGGGAACTCACAATGAGCTTCTTGAGCAGAGAGGGCTGTACCATAAGATGTACCTTCTACAGCAAGGTGCAGAAAAACTTGAGGAAAAGATTGAAGAAATGAAAGCGGAACAGCTGTGA
- a CDS encoding SRPBCC family protein, whose product MMADIHQEIKVDASLNEVYAFLANPENRTELYVNVAEVTKLGEGEGWEKGDRFKEIRDLSNRKVSTDYKIVDLQDNQRVVYESSAAGMKMVYEYFCEEVGEGTRVRFTADIKTTGIRTKLTRPLLIRMLKKEEHDHLINLYDQLTS is encoded by the coding sequence ATGATGGCAGATATTCACCAGGAGATCAAAGTGGATGCATCGCTAAACGAGGTATATGCTTTTCTGGCTAATCCGGAAAACCGCACCGAGCTGTATGTAAATGTTGCAGAGGTAACGAAGCTCGGAGAAGGAGAAGGCTGGGAAAAAGGGGACCGGTTTAAGGAAATAAGGGACCTTTCAAACCGAAAAGTCAGTACAGATTATAAAATTGTGGATTTGCAGGATAACCAGAGGGTTGTTTATGAAAGCAGTGCTGCCGGTATGAAGATGGTATATGAATATTTTTGTGAAGAAGTAGGAGAGGGCACCAGGGTAAGATTTACTGCTGATATTAAAACAACAGGTATCCGCACAAAGTTAACCCGTCCTCTGCTTATCCGGATGCTTAAGAAAGAAGAACACGACCATCTGATTAATTTATACGACCAGCTTACGTCATAG
- a CDS encoding YtxH domain-containing protein: MDKKQQQGGAAGKIVAGMAVGALAGAAVMMLNSSTRSKVMDSTNQLKESAVNIGQELKEDPEGKKDQFMERVQNATDVLKGAVKDLQGVYEIANEEVLEQVKEVKDDAKEVFSTAKDAGEELQNVGSQVKDAKEELVSDSESGESSSGDSNSTNHTITDRPV, from the coding sequence ATGGATAAAAAACAACAACAAGGCGGAGCCGCAGGGAAAATAGTAGCAGGTATGGCTGTCGGCGCATTAGCAGGAGCGGCGGTCATGATGTTAAATTCAAGTACTCGCTCCAAAGTAATGGATAGTACTAACCAGCTGAAAGAATCTGCTGTAAATATTGGTCAGGAATTAAAAGAGGATCCAGAGGGTAAGAAGGACCAGTTTATGGAACGTGTTCAGAATGCCACTGACGTACTTAAAGGGGCAGTGAAAGACCTGCAGGGAGTTTATGAAATAGCGAATGAGGAAGTTCTCGAACAGGTAAAAGAAGTGAAAGACGACGCTAAAGAAGTTTTTAGCACAGCAAAAGATGCAGGAGAGGAGCTCCAGAATGTAGGCTCTCAAGTGAAGGATGCGAAGGAAGAGTTAGTGAGCGACTCAGAATCAGGAGAAAGTTCCAGCGGGGATTCCAATTCAACAAATCATACAATCACAGACAGACCAGTATAA
- a CDS encoding ABC transporter transmembrane domain-containing protein produces MRVFLDLMWYFKKEKWNYGGGILVLALVSLLSLLPPYVVGVIVDHIDSGTLTEDVLLRWMLLLFGVAVTVYILRYLWRILIFGSAIRLARLLRNQLYDHFSRMSSSFFQKRRTGDLMAHSTNDIRAIEQTAGAGVLTLVDSITMGGFVIITMAVTISWELTLIALLPMPVMAYATSKYGSMLHARFTKAQAAFSSLNDKVQESMTGIRVTKTFGYEEEDVKSFKKESDDVVEKNIHVAKVDALFDPTISIIVGLSFFLSIVFGARYVVMDELTIGQLTSFTVYLGLLIWPMLAFGWLFNIVERGRASYDRVSALLKVKQDIVDKPGASEEPPAGDIEFRINGFSYESSVEDALRDIHFRLERGQTLGIAGRTGSGKTTLIKTIMRDSDIEDGEIIFDGKPVDNYTLDALRASIGYVPQDHFLFSATIADNISFANPEAGYQEIIQAAKLAAIHDDIIRFEEGYETIVGERGVTLSGGQKQRISIARALLSNPELLILDDSLSAVDAKTEEQILQALRAIRRGKTTFITAHRLSAIKHADLILVLDDGKIVEQGDHEELMAGNGWYRKMYEHQQLESLVERGGQSS; encoded by the coding sequence ATGCGGGTCTTCTTAGATTTGATGTGGTATTTTAAAAAGGAAAAATGGAACTACGGCGGGGGTATCCTCGTGCTTGCCCTTGTATCTTTGTTGTCTTTGCTTCCGCCTTATGTGGTAGGAGTAATCGTTGACCACATTGATTCAGGCACATTAACAGAAGATGTCTTACTGAGGTGGATGCTCCTGTTGTTTGGTGTTGCGGTAACCGTTTACATACTAAGGTACTTATGGCGAATATTGATTTTTGGTTCCGCAATCCGCCTGGCCAGGCTTTTGCGCAACCAGTTGTACGATCACTTTTCGAGAATGTCTTCTTCCTTTTTCCAGAAAAGGAGAACAGGGGATCTCATGGCCCACTCCACAAATGATATTAGGGCAATCGAACAAACCGCCGGAGCGGGCGTTCTTACTCTCGTAGATTCTATTACTATGGGCGGCTTCGTCATTATCACAATGGCTGTCACGATCAGCTGGGAACTTACATTGATTGCATTGCTTCCTATGCCGGTGATGGCGTATGCTACGAGCAAGTATGGCTCCATGCTTCATGCGAGGTTTACAAAAGCCCAGGCAGCCTTCTCTTCCCTGAATGACAAAGTTCAGGAAAGTATGACCGGTATAAGGGTTACGAAGACGTTTGGCTATGAAGAAGAAGACGTAAAATCTTTTAAAAAAGAATCAGATGACGTTGTGGAAAAAAATATTCACGTAGCGAAAGTAGACGCGCTTTTTGACCCGACGATTTCAATAATTGTTGGATTGTCCTTTTTCCTGTCTATCGTTTTCGGAGCGAGATACGTAGTGATGGATGAGCTTACTATCGGTCAGCTTACGAGCTTCACCGTTTATCTCGGGCTGTTAATCTGGCCCATGCTCGCATTTGGCTGGCTGTTTAATATCGTCGAACGGGGCAGGGCCTCTTATGACCGGGTATCCGCACTACTTAAAGTGAAACAGGATATTGTCGATAAGCCTGGAGCTTCTGAGGAACCGCCGGCAGGGGATATTGAATTCAGGATTAACGGATTTTCCTACGAAAGCAGCGTTGAGGATGCATTAAGGGATATCCATTTCCGTTTGGAACGGGGGCAGACTTTAGGCATTGCAGGCCGGACAGGAAGCGGGAAAACTACGCTCATAAAAACAATTATGAGAGATTCGGACATTGAAGATGGGGAAATAATATTCGACGGTAAGCCGGTCGATAATTACACCCTGGATGCTTTACGAGCATCAATCGGATATGTGCCTCAGGACCATTTCCTTTTTTCTGCGACCATCGCAGATAACATCAGCTTTGCTAACCCGGAAGCAGGCTATCAGGAAATTATTCAGGCGGCAAAGCTTGCAGCTATCCATGACGATATCATCCGTTTCGAGGAAGGTTACGAAACGATTGTAGGTGAGCGGGGAGTCACATTGTCCGGGGGGCAAAAGCAGCGAATTTCCATTGCGAGGGCGCTTCTTTCCAACCCTGAACTGCTGATTCTTGACGATTCGTTGTCTGCGGTTGATGCAAAAACAGAGGAACAGATCCTCCAGGCACTCCGCGCTATACGCAGAGGGAAAACGACTTTTATTACTGCCCACAGACTCAGTGCTATTAAACATGCAGACCTGATTCTCGTACTGGATGACGGTAAAATCGTCGAACAGGGGGACCATGAAGAGCTGATGGCCGGTAATGGCTGGTACAGAAAAATGTATGAACACCAGCAGCTGGAGTCGCTCGTCGAGAGAGGGGGACAGTCCTCATGA
- a CDS encoding DUF2621 domain-containing protein: MPSDLFFWLIVLWSIFLITTVGIGGFFMFRKFLKRLPKEDGKSILDWQDYYIEKTRHLWSEEDKALLDELVEPVPELFRDIAKGTIAGKIGEMALNEKADKMTQELIIKGYIAATPKRDHKFLVKKLKEKEIDIDQYKPYFKESV, encoded by the coding sequence ATGCCAAGTGATCTGTTTTTTTGGCTGATCGTGCTCTGGTCGATCTTTTTGATAACAACTGTTGGTATCGGCGGTTTTTTTATGTTCAGGAAATTTCTTAAGAGACTGCCTAAGGAAGACGGCAAATCTATCCTTGACTGGCAGGATTATTATATTGAGAAAACGCGGCATCTGTGGTCTGAGGAAGATAAAGCTCTCCTTGATGAACTTGTGGAACCTGTCCCTGAGCTGTTCCGCGATATTGCCAAAGGGACAATAGCAGGCAAAATCGGGGAAATGGCTTTAAATGAAAAGGCCGATAAAATGACCCAGGAACTAATTATCAAAGGTTACATTGCGGCTACCCCAAAACGCGACCATAAGTTCCTCGTAAAAAAACTCAAGGAGAAAGAGATTGATATTGACCAGTACAAGCCATACTTTAAAGAGTCCGTATAA
- the sirA gene encoding sporulation inhibitor of replication protein SirA: MREYHIYKIREDVALDYYGMETKLFQLFQENREAKGRLKEATEKQIQYIIQQVNKVEIQDHLNKYLRETEGYIMRDNKHYIMSPKRNSQAGLCIYKMHIKLFSEGSQDSEACFFEALRNYDGTFIAMDFSREQYGWLKPLKSLEIAELSESNKAFK, encoded by the coding sequence ATGAGGGAATATCATATCTATAAAATTCGGGAAGATGTCGCTTTAGATTATTATGGAATGGAAACGAAATTATTTCAGCTTTTTCAGGAAAACAGGGAAGCTAAAGGAAGATTAAAGGAAGCTACTGAAAAACAGATTCAATATATTATCCAGCAAGTTAATAAAGTGGAGATACAGGATCATTTAAATAAATACTTAAGAGAAACAGAAGGCTATATTATGAGAGATAATAAGCATTATATCATGTCCCCAAAGAGAAATAGCCAAGCCGGGTTATGTATATATAAGATGCATATAAAACTATTTTCAGAGGGGAGCCAGGATTCGGAAGCCTGTTTCTTCGAGGCACTGCGAAATTATGACGGCACATTCATTGCTATGGATTTTTCGAGAGAGCAATATGGCTGGTTAAAACCTTTAAAGTCTCTGGAGATTGCTGAATTGTCGGAGTCAAATAAGGCATTTAAATGA
- the copZ gene encoding copper chaperone CopZ, with protein MKKDVIQVEGMTCNHCKAAVEGTLNNLDGVKGAEVNLDAKNVTVDYDENVVTVDKMKEEIEDQGYDVV; from the coding sequence ATGAAGAAAGATGTAATTCAGGTCGAAGGTATGACATGCAACCATTGCAAAGCAGCAGTAGAAGGTACATTAAACAACTTAGATGGTGTAAAGGGTGCGGAAGTAAACCTTGATGCGAAAAATGTAACTGTTGACTATGATGAGAATGTAGTAACAGTGGATAAAATGAAAGAGGAAATTGAAGACCAGGGATACGATGTAGTATAA
- a CDS encoding cold-shock protein, which yields MAEGTVKWFNADKGFGFIEQEGGDDIFVHFSAIQGEGFKTLEEGQRVQFDVTDGDRGPQASNVTKL from the coding sequence TTGGCTGAAGGAACAGTAAAATGGTTTAACGCTGACAAAGGTTTTGGTTTTATCGAGCAAGAAGGTGGAGACGATATTTTCGTACATTTTTCCGCTATTCAGGGAGAAGGCTTTAAAACCTTAGAAGAAGGACAACGTGTTCAATTCGATGTCACTGACGGGGATCGCGGTCCTCAAGCGTCCAACGTCACTAAACTATAA
- a CDS encoding YneF family protein — protein MWMYILIGVIALLAGIAIGFFIARQYMMSYMKKNPPINEKMLRVMMMQMGMNPSQKKINQMMKAMQNNTK, from the coding sequence ATGTGGATGTATATTCTAATCGGTGTCATCGCTCTGTTGGCAGGAATCGCCATTGGTTTCTTTATTGCCCGACAGTATATGATGAGTTATATGAAAAAGAATCCGCCAATTAATGAAAAAATGCTGCGAGTTATGATGATGCAAATGGGCATGAATCCATCGCAAAAGAAAATTAATCAAATGATGAAAGCAATGCAGAATAATACGAAATAA
- a CDS encoding TlpA disulfide reductase family protein: MSLHKKILIVILVASAGAFLWMEQQQNNFTSGTDGQRASLPHPGHSAPDFILDQLSGEGPVHLREAARNHTGAVVYFWTSWCPFCSASMEAVEETHRVHGESIQLIGVNVTSQDSIQAAEDFLEEHSITFPNVMDQDGTVADMYYVPPVPAVFFVDSGGTIVYRKTGAVTTAELEQEISRLKEAD, encoded by the coding sequence ATGTCCTTACATAAAAAAATCCTTATTGTAATTCTCGTTGCAAGCGCAGGAGCCTTTCTCTGGATGGAGCAGCAGCAGAACAACTTTACGAGTGGAACAGATGGGCAAAGAGCATCCCTCCCTCATCCAGGACATTCAGCTCCTGACTTTATCCTGGATCAGCTGTCAGGAGAAGGACCGGTTCACCTAAGAGAAGCCGCCAGGAACCATACCGGTGCAGTGGTGTATTTCTGGACTTCCTGGTGCCCTTTCTGCTCTGCTTCTATGGAAGCGGTGGAAGAAACCCACAGAGTGCATGGGGAGAGTATTCAGCTTATCGGAGTTAATGTTACCAGCCAGGATTCAATACAGGCAGCAGAAGACTTCCTTGAGGAACATAGCATCACTTTTCCCAATGTAATGGACCAGGATGGCACTGTGGCAGATATGTATTATGTGCCCCCTGTTCCGGCTGTGTTCTTTGTTGACAGCGGCGGAACAATTGTATACAGGAAGACCGGGGCTGTTACAACCGCGGAACTGGAGCAGGAAATCAGCCGGTTAAAGGAGGCTGACTGA
- a CDS encoding CcdC family protein, with protein sequence MVEIVLGAGAVIMAFLALFVRMKSMKKPANARKILIPPVAMSTGFLMFLYEPARPTSLEVLEAIAVGLIFSIVLIKLSSFEIRENAVYMKKSKAFPFILLGLLAVRLIFKSVLGIHFEYEVLAGMFFILAFAMILPWRIAMYVKFRQVERELKSKQVNSKIPLNMQTENPAP encoded by the coding sequence ATGGTGGAAATTGTTTTAGGTGCAGGTGCTGTCATTATGGCTTTCTTAGCTCTTTTTGTACGAATGAAATCCATGAAAAAGCCAGCTAATGCAAGAAAAATTCTGATTCCGCCTGTTGCGATGTCAACGGGATTTCTAATGTTTTTGTACGAGCCGGCACGTCCCACCTCCCTGGAGGTGCTCGAAGCTATAGCAGTGGGATTAATATTTTCAATTGTACTGATTAAATTGTCTTCATTTGAAATAAGGGAAAATGCCGTCTATATGAAAAAATCGAAGGCGTTTCCGTTCATCCTGCTGGGACTGCTTGCTGTAAGGCTGATTTTTAAATCAGTGCTCGGAATTCACTTTGAGTATGAAGTACTGGCAGGCATGTTCTTTATTCTTGCATTTGCTATGATCCTTCCGTGGCGTATCGCTATGTACGTGAAATTCAGGCAAGTGGAGCGAGAACTGAAATCAAAACAGGTAAACAGTAAAATACCACTTAATATGCAAACAGAAAACCCGGCACCGTGA
- a CDS encoding exodeoxyribonuclease III: MKLISWNVNGIRACVKKGFIEYFNEADADIVCLQETKCQAGQINLDLEGYYQYWNYAERKGYSGTAVFTKIKPMSVKYGLGIEEHDQEGRVITLEFERFYLVNVYTPNAKRDLTRLSYRLQWEDDFRAYLNELDNDKPVILCGDLNVAHQEIDLKNARSNRGNSGFTEEERGKMDTLLSSGFIDSFRYKYPELEGAYTWWSYMNKVRERNIGWRIDYFIVSEKIKDNIKETEIHADVLGSDHCPVALEIETA, from the coding sequence ATGAAATTAATATCTTGGAATGTAAATGGAATTCGCGCGTGTGTCAAAAAGGGATTTATCGAATATTTCAATGAAGCTGATGCAGACATCGTCTGCCTTCAGGAAACGAAATGCCAGGCAGGTCAGATTAATCTGGATTTGGAGGGCTATTATCAATATTGGAATTACGCCGAAAGAAAAGGCTATTCAGGAACTGCTGTTTTTACAAAAATAAAACCGATGTCTGTCAAATACGGACTCGGTATAGAAGAACACGACCAGGAAGGCAGAGTAATAACACTTGAATTTGAGCGGTTTTATCTGGTGAACGTATATACCCCTAATGCAAAACGAGATTTAACCAGGCTGTCGTACCGACTGCAATGGGAGGATGACTTCCGAGCATATCTCAACGAGCTAGACAATGATAAACCAGTAATTCTTTGTGGGGACTTAAATGTTGCGCATCAGGAAATCGACCTGAAAAACGCCCGATCAAATAGAGGGAACTCTGGCTTTACGGAAGAAGAGCGTGGAAAAATGGACACCCTGCTTTCTTCCGGGTTTATCGATTCATTCAGGTACAAATACCCTGAACTGGAGGGTGCTTACACATGGTGGTCCTATATGAATAAAGTGAGAGAAAGGAATATTGGATGGAGAATAGACTACTTTATTGTATCTGAGAAAATAAAGGACAATATAAAGGAAACTGAAATCCATGCTGATGTTCTTGGAAGCGACCATTGTCCTGTCGCGTTGGAAATTGAAACCGCCTGA
- the mnmH gene encoding tRNA 2-selenouridine(34) synthase MnmH: MLAALHELQINYNDLNKDNNYLIDVRSPGEYNEFHVPGSVNIPLFTNEERKHIGTLYKQVSPDVAKKQGLTIFSEKLPHFYETWTSLINSNPGKVAVVMCARGGMRSGAFVSMMSSLGLPVRQLSGGVRSVRKNVTAELNELAEMSWQTVVLSGNTGTGKTKWLNMLESKGFPVLDLEGLAKHRGSIFGHVGLEPRSQKQFEYHLVQKLKELKEKGILIMEAESRRIGNIIVPDFLINLKKQGKAIYLEDNIENRVERIFEDYAPLEHHDALFEAYGSIKSRLTAETREEIDYAFSEKDYRKIFRLLLLDYYDLRYNHSEKYYNLHSKISLSGLDEAEAEKMIVQEIEGYVMNQMNVI, encoded by the coding sequence ATGCTGGCAGCATTGCATGAATTACAAATAAATTATAATGATTTAAATAAGGATAACAACTATTTAATCGACGTCAGATCACCAGGGGAATATAATGAATTTCATGTTCCTGGCTCTGTTAATATACCGCTTTTTACTAATGAGGAAAGAAAGCATATTGGAACATTATATAAACAGGTGAGCCCCGATGTAGCGAAAAAACAAGGACTCACCATTTTCTCGGAAAAGCTTCCTCATTTTTATGAGACATGGACATCGCTTATCAACTCCAACCCTGGGAAGGTAGCAGTGGTGATGTGTGCCAGAGGCGGAATGAGAAGCGGCGCGTTTGTATCAATGATGAGCTCTCTTGGGTTGCCTGTGCGCCAGCTTTCAGGAGGGGTTCGATCCGTCCGGAAGAACGTTACTGCAGAATTAAACGAACTGGCGGAAATGTCCTGGCAAACTGTCGTTTTATCTGGAAATACTGGCACTGGCAAAACGAAATGGTTAAATATGCTGGAATCAAAAGGTTTTCCAGTACTTGACCTGGAGGGCCTGGCAAAACACAGAGGTTCAATATTTGGCCACGTAGGTCTTGAACCAAGATCCCAAAAACAATTCGAATACCATCTTGTCCAAAAGCTTAAAGAGCTTAAAGAGAAGGGGATCCTGATAATGGAAGCGGAGAGCAGGAGAATTGGAAATATTATTGTTCCGGATTTTTTGATTAACTTAAAAAAGCAGGGGAAAGCAATTTATTTAGAGGATAATATAGAAAACAGGGTGGAGCGTATTTTTGAGGACTATGCCCCTCTGGAACATCATGATGCTCTATTTGAAGCATACGGGAGCATCAAAAGCAGGCTCACAGCTGAAACGAGGGAAGAAATCGACTATGCTTTCTCAGAAAAAGATTACCGAAAAATTTTCCGATTACTTTTACTCGACTATTACGATTTAAGATATAACCATTCTGAGAAATATTACAACCTTCACAGCAAAATCAGTCTTTCAGGTCTGGATGAAGCAGAAGCTGAAAAAATGATTGTACAGGAAATCGAGGGTTATGTCATGAACCAGATGAACGTGATATAG